TATTGTCTGGTGGATTCGCACTCGCGTAGCTGTAATGGCATGGTGTGCAGTGATGGAACCAgtgttgttctgtgttttggtAGTCTCGATGATCTTGCTAATCACATTAGCAATTTGGCTGCAGGGTTTGGTGGAACAGAAAAACTTTTTGAGATAGCTGGTGTTGTTGTGACTGTTGTGGCTGATAGAAAACGTCACTTGGAGGTGACTGATGTTTccaaaaagtttaaaatggctgacatttctaGTACATGTGCATCTGATGTCGAAGTAGTCAGTGTTGTTACCACACAGCATGCCTTTTGTCCAATGCTTCAAAATGACTCCAAAGATGTGTGCCAACTTTTGAATATAGATTGTGAAGTCAAAACTGTGCCTGTCAATTTGCGTGTTGGACCCTTGGGAGCTCCCTGTAAAAAGGAGAGCATTGTTGCTGATGGCAACTGTTTTTTCCGTGCCATATCACAAGCGGTGAGTGgcacacagaaaaatcacagGAAAATTAGACTCCATGTGGTTAAACATATGGAAAAGCACTGTGAAGATTATGAGAAGCTTCTCAGGAGTGAGTACAATTGTTTGACAGAGTATATTagtgtttccaaaatgaaatatgtcaatagcTGGGCAACAGAGGTGGAAATTCAGGCTGCAGCGGATAGTTTAGGAATAAATATCTTTACTTTTTACGGTGGTCATTGGTTGAGATATAGTTCAACGTCAGAATCCAGTCGTGGGATTTATTTGGACAACTCGAGTGGTAATCACTATGAGTGTGTGACATGTGTCAATGAGGGCCTGTTAGGAAGTTGCTTTGGCATTTGTCGGAGTGGTACACCTGATAGTCAGCATGTTACCAGGTCTCACAAGCATTTGGACAATCAAGAAATTTGTGAAGATATTGGTTCAAATGATGTGAATAGGGCTGTTGAACCAATCAAAGAAAAACGCCAGTCCATGATTACacttatcaaatcaaatcaaatcaactttatttgtagagcacttttcctgcaaggagatgcgacacaaagtgctttccagaattaaaacaattaccacaattaaaa
This genomic window from Doryrhamphus excisus isolate RoL2022-K1 chromosome 17, RoL_Dexc_1.0, whole genome shotgun sequence contains:
- the LOC131105297 gene encoding uncharacterized protein LOC131105297, with amino-acid sequence MSRCGESTHFLCATELPKQEVIAGHKFEFCVKDDYALGDVNVVSSYYIENGIHVTLHDALQTMFGKYSTCIFTVCQSSCAIICDAGQYCLVDSHSRSCNGMVCSDGTSVVLCFGSLDDLANHISNLAAGFGGTEKLFEIAGVVVTVVADRKRHLEVTDVSKKFKMADISSTCASDVEVVSVVTTQHAFCPMLQNDSKDVCQLLNIDCEVKTVPVNLRVGPLGAPCKKESIVADGNCFFRAISQAVSGTQKNHRKIRLHVVKHMEKHCEDYEKLLRSEYNCLTEYISVSKMKYVNSWATEVEIQAAADSLGINIFTFYGGHWLRYSSTSESSRGIYLDNSSGNHYECVTCVNEGLLGSCFGICRSGTPDSQHVTRSHKHLDNQEICEDIGSNDVNRAVEPIKEKRQSMITLIKSNQINFICRALFLQGDATQSAFQN